A part of Paraliobacillus zengyii genomic DNA contains:
- a CDS encoding chemotaxis protein CheW — protein sequence MSTEKYIIFQLNGQEYGASIQQIISIERLQDVVALPQVSDFIEGITKMRGEVIPVIDLKTRMHLERSDETEQSRMLVSKVNEGEVNVGFVVDAASDVIDIDQSDIEDAPTTIKGVNANFLHGVAKLEDRLLLLVDLEYVLNYEELNELKQVVEEK from the coding sequence ATGAGTACTGAAAAATATATTATCTTTCAATTAAACGGTCAAGAATACGGGGCAAGTATTCAACAAATTATCTCAATTGAACGTTTACAAGATGTTGTTGCACTGCCGCAAGTTTCAGATTTTATTGAGGGTATTACGAAAATGCGTGGCGAAGTTATTCCTGTCATTGATTTAAAAACTCGAATGCATTTAGAGCGGTCTGATGAAACAGAACAATCAAGAATGCTTGTTTCTAAAGTCAATGAAGGTGAAGTAAATGTTGGTTTTGTAGTAGACGCAGCATCCGACGTAATTGATATTGATCAATCTGATATTGAAGATGCACCAACAACAATCAAAGGTGTCAATGCGAATTTTTTGCATGGTGTGGCAAAATTAGAGGATCGATTATTATTGTTGGTCGATCTAGAATATGTGTTGAACTATGAAGAATTAAATGAATTAAAACAAGTTGTTGAAGAGAAATAA
- a CDS encoding chemotaxis protein CheX, protein MKKIKALGLALKIKDTLRKREDNLLTTESKNINEMIKDLYNGTIHTVKKVIPMEPVMGSPELIAPPLVVKFGVLIGFTGDLKGELLLQASQELFSEIGEAMFGMPLSEEMLDSFAGELGNMVAGSLSTYLAEVKVQTDITHPTVLNGSTKLTGFKRALRVKVDYGQGKELEVFILLNQ, encoded by the coding sequence TTGAAAAAAATAAAGGCATTGGGTTTAGCGTTAAAAATAAAAGATACATTAAGAAAAAGGGAGGATAATCTATTGACAACGGAGAGTAAGAACATCAATGAAATGATTAAAGATTTATATAATGGTACCATCCATACGGTTAAAAAGGTTATACCAATGGAGCCAGTAATGGGTTCTCCAGAGCTTATAGCTCCACCATTAGTGGTTAAATTTGGTGTTTTAATTGGCTTTACAGGAGATTTAAAAGGAGAGTTACTTTTACAAGCTAGCCAAGAATTGTTTAGTGAGATTGGTGAAGCGATGTTTGGTATGCCGTTATCAGAAGAGATGCTTGATTCTTTTGCAGGTGAATTAGGAAATATGGTTGCAGGAAGTTTATCTACTTATCTAGCAGAAGTTAAAGTTCAAACGGATATTACACATCCCACTGTATTAAATGGTAGCACTAAATTAACTGGATTTAAGCGAGCATTACGAGTTAAAGTAGACTATGGACAAGGAAAAGAACTAGAGGTTTTCATACTGTTAAATCAATAG
- a CDS encoding siderophore ABC transporter substrate-binding protein, whose protein sequence is MKKLALLLLMLLFALVAVACGSESDEATATDDIEEEQTEEEVEEVEAPTEIEVEHELGTTTVPVNPEKVVVFDFGTLDSLDKLGVDVTAVAQESLPSYLSSYEDSAYENAGTLFEPDFEKLAEIDPDLIIISGRTSEVYDDLSELAPTIYMGVDTTRYMESFEENVTLLGEIFTKQEEASAAFEEIETEIADLKESIPTDKTGLIVLTNDGSLNAYGPGSRFGIIHDVFGVTPADEEIESSTHGQNISFEYVSETNPDYIFAVDRNQVTGGDYTAESALDNELVNSTNAAQEDHIVLLSPDYWYLSGGGLISVAEMVNEIAAGIE, encoded by the coding sequence ATGAAAAAACTTGCATTGTTATTACTTATGTTGCTTTTCGCACTAGTTGCAGTAGCTTGTGGTTCTGAGAGCGACGAAGCAACAGCAACAGATGATATAGAAGAAGAACAAACAGAAGAAGAGGTAGAAGAAGTTGAGGCTCCCACTGAGATAGAGGTTGAGCATGAACTTGGCACTACTACTGTCCCTGTAAATCCAGAAAAGGTTGTTGTATTTGATTTTGGTACATTAGATAGCCTTGACAAGTTAGGTGTAGATGTTACAGCAGTGGCACAAGAAAGCTTACCGTCATATCTATCAAGCTATGAAGATAGTGCTTATGAAAATGCTGGTACACTATTTGAACCGGATTTTGAAAAACTAGCTGAAATTGATCCAGATTTAATTATAATTTCTGGTCGTACATCAGAAGTATATGATGATTTATCAGAATTAGCTCCAACGATTTATATGGGTGTAGATACTACACGCTATATGGAGTCATTTGAAGAAAATGTTACACTATTAGGTGAAATTTTCACGAAACAAGAAGAAGCTAGTGCTGCATTTGAAGAAATTGAAACAGAAATAGCAGATTTAAAAGAATCCATTCCAACAGATAAGACAGGACTTATTGTTCTAACAAATGATGGTAGTCTTAATGCATATGGACCTGGTTCACGTTTTGGAATAATTCATGATGTATTTGGTGTTACTCCTGCTGATGAAGAAATTGAAAGTTCAACACACGGTCAAAATATAAGTTTTGAGTATGTTTCTGAAACAAATCCAGATTATATATTTGCTGTAGATCGAAACCAAGTTACCGGTGGCGATTACACTGCTGAAAGTGCGCTAGATAATGAATTGGTTAATTCAACTAACGCAGCACAAGAAGACCATATTGTTCTTCTAAGCCCTGATTATTGGTATCTTTCTGGTGGCGGTCTAATATCTGTAGCTGAAATGGTTAATGAAATTGCTGCAGGAATAGAATAA
- a CDS encoding ABC transporter ATP-binding protein has product MVEIKEVAKKYGDSFVVDHVSMNIPKGKITSFIGPNGAGKSTLLSMMSRLIAKDHGEVLVDDEEITQTKNNELAKKISILKQSNHITVRLTVRELVSFGRFPYSQGRLTKEDTIMINESIAYMELETMENKFIDELSGGQQQRAYIAMIIAQDTDYILLDEPLNNLDMKHSVQIMKVLRRLADELGKTVIIVIHDVNFASVYSDYIVALKDGKVVKQGAKNEIIKQSVLKEVYDMDIQIQDIDQCRICLYFA; this is encoded by the coding sequence ATGGTAGAAATAAAAGAAGTTGCAAAAAAATATGGCGATTCGTTTGTTGTTGATCATGTTTCTATGAATATCCCTAAAGGGAAAATCACCTCCTTTATTGGTCCGAATGGGGCAGGAAAAAGTACACTTTTATCAATGATGAGTCGTCTAATTGCTAAAGATCACGGTGAAGTTTTAGTCGATGATGAAGAAATCACGCAGACGAAAAATAATGAGTTAGCGAAAAAAATATCTATTTTAAAACAATCTAATCATATAACTGTTCGCTTAACAGTCAGAGAACTAGTAAGCTTTGGCCGTTTTCCTTACTCACAAGGAAGATTGACGAAGGAAGATACCATTATGATTAATGAATCAATCGCTTATATGGAATTGGAAACGATGGAAAATAAATTCATTGATGAATTAAGTGGTGGGCAGCAGCAACGTGCATATATTGCCATGATTATTGCCCAGGACACTGACTATATCTTATTAGATGAACCTTTAAATAATCTTGATATGAAACACTCTGTTCAAATTATGAAAGTATTACGAAGATTAGCAGATGAATTAGGTAAAACAGTTATTATAGTTATTCATGATGTTAATTTCGCTTCCGTTTATTCGGATTATATAGTTGCCTTAAAAGACGGAAAAGTCGTTAAACAAGGTGCAAAAAATGAAATTATTAAGCAAAGTGTTTTAAAAGAGGTTTATGACATGGATATTCAAATTCAAGATATTGATCAATGTCGTATCTGCCTTTATTTTGCGTGA
- a CDS encoding iron chelate uptake ABC transporter family permease subunit: MSNKIKMLLLASGAVVLVLIYIFIGITGNWDYILPRRATRILAIVITGAVIALSTIIFQTITNNRILTPSLIGLDSLYLLIQTFIIFVYGSTSVTALDKNLNFFIAIGFMIAFALFLFQILFKKGRNIYLLLLIGLIFGTFFQSLSSFMQVLIDPNEFFIVQNKMFASFNNVDTDLLYLSIGILFITCLYLAKYVKYLDVLSLGKEQAINLGLDYDFIVKRLMIVIAILVSVATALVGPIMFLGILVANVTKEMFKTYRHTYLIPGSILVSIIALVGGQLIVDRIFTFSTTLSVIINFIGGIYFLYLILKENKTW, encoded by the coding sequence ATGAGTAATAAAATTAAAATGCTTCTTTTAGCTTCAGGCGCAGTAGTACTTGTGCTCATTTACATATTTATTGGTATAACAGGAAACTGGGATTATATTTTACCGAGAAGAGCAACTCGCATTTTAGCAATTGTTATTACAGGTGCTGTGATCGCCTTGTCAACTATAATATTTCAAACAATCACAAATAACCGAATCTTAACACCTAGTTTAATCGGTTTGGATTCATTGTATCTATTAATTCAGACATTTATTATTTTTGTTTATGGTTCTACTAGTGTTACGGCTCTAGATAAAAATTTGAATTTCTTTATCGCAATTGGATTTATGATTGCTTTTGCACTGTTTCTATTCCAAATATTATTTAAGAAAGGCCGTAATATATATCTTCTACTTTTAATAGGTTTAATATTTGGTACTTTTTTTCAAAGTTTATCATCGTTTATGCAAGTATTAATAGATCCGAATGAATTCTTTATTGTGCAAAATAAAATGTTTGCAAGTTTTAATAATGTCGATACAGATCTATTATATTTATCTATTGGAATACTTTTTATCACTTGCCTTTATCTAGCCAAATATGTGAAATATCTAGATGTTTTATCTCTTGGTAAAGAACAAGCGATTAACTTAGGATTAGACTATGATTTTATTGTCAAACGCCTAATGATTGTAATTGCAATTTTAGTGTCAGTAGCAACCGCACTTGTCGGACCAATCATGTTTCTCGGTATCTTAGTTGCGAATGTTACGAAAGAGATGTTCAAAACCTACCGACATACCTATCTAATCCCTGGTTCCATTTTAGTTAGTATTATTGCATTAGTTGGCGGGCAATTAATAGTTGATAGAATCTTTACATTCTCTACAACATTAAGTGTAATCATTAATTTTATAGGTGGAATCTATTTTCTATATCTTATATTAAAGGAGAATAAAACATGGTAG